The following are encoded together in the Thalassolituus oleivorans MIL-1 genome:
- the hflK gene encoding FtsH protease activity modulator HflK: MAWNEPGGSGKGNPKDPWGNNNRGNKNGGGNQPPDIDEVLKQLMDKVNGLFGKKGGGNGNNQGAGGNDGLGGLLVIAAIIGVGLLAFNSFYTLDEQERGVVLRTGQFSSIENPGLHWKIPVVDQVIPVNITKVREAEIKERMLTEDENIVEVELNVQYRVQDPQTFALRVEQPEVSLVSAAESALRHEVGSTAMDPILTTGRAALADAVKIRLQDYLDRYQTGIQLTNVNIKDARPPQQVKESFDDVQRAKQDKERFINDAEAYANAIVPEARGRAQRQLEEASAYKERIVARAQGEAARFENLLSEYKKAPQVTRERLYIEAVSEVYTNSSKVLVDVEGGNNMMYLPLDKIIQGMPSSQSKDQMSNSDMSTIADQVINEIRSRQNSSNSVRREGR, encoded by the coding sequence ATGGCCTGGAATGAGCCTGGCGGAAGCGGAAAAGGCAATCCCAAGGATCCGTGGGGGAATAACAACCGCGGAAATAAAAACGGCGGCGGTAATCAGCCACCCGATATCGACGAAGTTCTTAAGCAGTTAATGGACAAAGTTAATGGTCTATTTGGCAAAAAGGGCGGCGGCAACGGTAATAATCAAGGTGCCGGCGGCAATGACGGACTAGGCGGTTTGTTAGTTATCGCTGCCATCATAGGTGTTGGTTTACTGGCATTTAATTCGTTCTACACCTTAGACGAACAGGAACGTGGCGTTGTACTGCGTACTGGTCAATTTAGTTCTATTGAGAACCCAGGTTTGCACTGGAAAATTCCAGTGGTTGACCAAGTGATTCCGGTTAATATCACCAAAGTACGTGAAGCCGAAATCAAAGAACGTATGTTGACCGAAGATGAGAACATTGTCGAAGTCGAACTGAACGTTCAATATCGTGTGCAAGATCCACAGACATTCGCTTTGCGTGTAGAGCAACCAGAAGTGAGCTTAGTATCGGCTGCGGAAAGCGCTTTGCGCCATGAAGTGGGCTCCACTGCAATGGATCCCATTTTAACCACAGGTCGTGCGGCATTAGCCGACGCAGTGAAAATTCGTTTGCAGGATTATCTGGATCGCTATCAAACCGGTATTCAGCTGACTAACGTCAACATTAAAGATGCTCGCCCACCACAACAGGTGAAAGAGTCTTTTGATGACGTTCAACGTGCCAAGCAAGATAAAGAGCGTTTTATTAACGATGCAGAAGCCTATGCGAATGCCATTGTTCCTGAAGCTCGCGGTCGTGCACAACGTCAGTTAGAAGAAGCGTCTGCTTATAAAGAACGTATTGTTGCGCGCGCACAAGGTGAGGCGGCTCGTTTTGAAAACTTGCTATCTGAATACAAAAAAGCACCTCAAGTAACTCGTGAGCGTTTGTATATCGAAGCCGTTAGTGAAGTGTATACCAACTCCAGCAAGGTCTTAGTTGACGTTGAAGGTGGTAACAACATGATGTACTTACCTCTGGATAAAATTATTCAAGGTATGCCATCTTCACAATCAAAGGATCAGATGAGCAACAGCGACATGTCGACTATTGCTGATCAAGTAATCAACGAGATTCGTTCGCGCCAAAACTCCAGTAATTCAGTTCGTAGGGAGGGTCGCTAA
- the hfq gene encoding RNA chaperone Hfq translates to MSKGHSLQDPYLNQLRKERIPVSIFLVNGIKLQGQIESFDQFVILLKNTVSQMVYKHAISTVVPSRNVRLAPSPEFNENGDADE, encoded by the coding sequence ATGTCAAAAGGGCATTCCCTACAAGACCCTTACCTGAATCAGCTGCGTAAAGAGCGTATTCCGGTGTCTATTTTTCTTGTCAACGGTATTAAGTTGCAGGGGCAGATCGAATCGTTCGATCAATTTGTTATTTTATTAAAAAACACTGTATCGCAAATGGTATATAAGCACGCCATTTCGACCGTTGTTCCATCGCGTAATGTGCGCCTGGCGCCATCGCCTGAGTTCAACGAAAACGGTGACGCAGACGAGTAA
- the miaA gene encoding tRNA (adenosine(37)-N6)-dimethylallyltransferase MiaA: protein MSNTLDLAPRTELPPAIFLMGPTAAGKTALALELVANHNCEIISVDSALIYKGMDIGTAKPDAAMQALAPHRLIDLIDPAEVYSAAQFREDALREMADITAAGKVPLLTGGTMMYFKFLRDGAADLPQADDVIRQQLLDEAKQLGWPAMHARLAEIDPESAKRLKPMDSQRIQRALEVFLVSGKTLTEHWAAQDAQPLPYHVVNLAICPSERSRLHERIAQRFMQMMGQDFIAEVQALYDRGDLNTDMPSIRAVGYRQVWDYLEGKYDYDEMVDRGIIATRQLAKRQITWLRSWPDLHWLDTDDPYLLRNALKILHTNAIFNASS from the coding sequence GTGTCTAACACTCTGGACTTAGCGCCACGAACAGAACTACCGCCTGCTATTTTTTTAATGGGCCCAACCGCCGCGGGTAAAACCGCTTTAGCACTCGAGCTGGTGGCAAATCACAATTGTGAAATTATCAGCGTTGACTCGGCACTCATTTATAAAGGCATGGATATCGGTACCGCTAAACCGGATGCCGCTATGCAAGCACTCGCACCGCATCGCTTAATTGATCTTATTGATCCCGCAGAAGTCTATTCAGCCGCTCAGTTTCGCGAAGATGCTCTGCGTGAGATGGCCGATATTACTGCAGCTGGTAAAGTGCCCCTGCTGACGGGCGGCACTATGATGTACTTTAAATTTTTACGCGATGGGGCGGCGGATTTGCCACAAGCGGATGACGTTATTCGCCAGCAATTACTCGACGAAGCCAAACAGCTAGGTTGGCCAGCAATGCATGCGCGTTTAGCCGAGATTGATCCTGAATCCGCCAAGCGTTTAAAACCGATGGATTCTCAACGTATTCAGCGCGCGCTAGAAGTATTCTTGGTGTCGGGTAAAACATTAACAGAACATTGGGCTGCGCAAGACGCTCAGCCCTTGCCCTATCATGTTGTGAATCTTGCCATTTGCCCATCAGAACGTAGTCGTTTGCACGAGCGCATTGCGCAGCGATTTATGCAAATGATGGGACAGGATTTCATTGCCGAAGTACAAGCGTTATACGACCGTGGAGACCTCAATACCGATATGCCTTCCATTCGTGCAGTGGGTTATCGACAGGTTTGGGATTACTTAGAAGGTAAATATGATTATGACGAAATGGTGGACCGTGGCATCATTGCAACGCGTCAATTGGCCAAGCGGCAAATTACTTGGCTCAGAAGTTGGCCGGACCTGCACTGGTTAGATACCGATGATCCCTATCTTTTGCGAAATGCCTTGAAAATACTGCATACGAACGCCATATTTAACGCATCGTCCTGA
- the hflX gene encoding ribosome rescue GTPase HflX has product MFFDRPDNGGETAVLVHVNFPEGANREDLNEFRELVISAGADPVGLVTTKRPTPDAKTFVGRGKVEEIAEVVRLHGSELVIFNHSLSPSQERNLERALQCRVLDRTGLILDIFAQRARTHEGKLQVELAQLQYQSTRLIRGWTHLERQKGGIGMRGPGETQLETDRRLLRERVKSINSRLEKVRAQRDQGRRSRKRSDVPTIAIVGYTNAGKSTLFNALTSSEVYAADQMFATLDPTIRRFQVGDVGEVVLADTVGFIRHLPHKLVESFRATLQEAAEATLLMHVIDCAAEERDGNIRQVELVLGEIEADEVPQLRVYNKIDLLEHGGEARIDRDDMGVPVAVWLSAQKRLGFDLLNQAMGELLGEDVFDQEISLRPAEAKLRAILYEFGAIRNEAFADNGDIILNVRMQRHDFKRALARAEIAEQRFIKPVQEAWH; this is encoded by the coding sequence GTGTTCTTTGACCGCCCTGATAACGGCGGCGAAACCGCAGTACTGGTTCACGTGAATTTCCCCGAAGGGGCAAATCGAGAAGATCTGAATGAATTCCGTGAGCTAGTCATTTCGGCTGGCGCCGATCCGGTTGGACTGGTAACTACCAAGCGTCCAACGCCTGATGCAAAAACCTTTGTTGGTCGTGGAAAAGTCGAAGAGATTGCCGAAGTCGTGCGCTTGCACGGTTCCGAGCTCGTGATTTTCAACCACTCATTGTCTCCCAGCCAAGAGCGAAACTTGGAGCGGGCATTACAATGCCGTGTTCTCGACCGAACGGGTCTTATTCTCGACATCTTTGCGCAACGAGCGAGAACTCATGAAGGTAAACTTCAGGTTGAGTTAGCACAGTTGCAATATCAATCTACGCGCTTAATTCGCGGCTGGACCCACCTTGAACGTCAAAAAGGTGGTATCGGTATGCGCGGGCCGGGTGAAACTCAGCTCGAAACCGACCGTCGTTTATTACGTGAACGTGTAAAAAGCATTAACTCTCGCTTAGAAAAAGTGCGGGCCCAGCGAGATCAAGGTCGTCGTTCGCGTAAGCGTTCTGATGTGCCGACCATTGCCATCGTGGGTTATACCAACGCCGGTAAATCAACCTTATTTAACGCATTAACGTCTTCTGAGGTGTATGCCGCAGATCAGATGTTCGCGACACTCGATCCAACCATTCGCCGTTTTCAGGTCGGTGATGTCGGCGAAGTCGTGTTGGCCGATACCGTTGGTTTTATTCGTCACTTACCCCATAAACTCGTAGAGTCGTTTCGGGCTACCTTGCAAGAGGCGGCAGAAGCGACCTTGCTGATGCACGTGATTGACTGTGCGGCAGAAGAGCGCGACGGCAATATTCGCCAAGTTGAATTGGTGTTAGGCGAGATTGAAGCTGATGAAGTACCGCAGTTGCGTGTATACAATAAAATTGATTTGTTAGAGCACGGCGGCGAAGCTCGTATTGATCGTGATGATATGGGGGTGCCTGTAGCTGTTTGGCTATCGGCACAAAAACGTTTAGGCTTCGATTTATTAAATCAAGCCATGGGCGAGTTGCTTGGCGAAGATGTGTTCGATCAAGAAATCAGCCTACGCCCTGCAGAAGCCAAATTACGCGCCATACTTTACGAGTTTGGAGCAATACGTAATGAAGCCTTTGCCGATAACGGCGATATTATTTTGAATGTGCGGATGCAGCGCCACGACTTTAAACGGGCGTTAGCACGAGCTGAGATTGCAGAACAACGATTTATTAAACCCGTGCAAGAGGCATGGCATTAA